One stretch of Molothrus aeneus isolate 106 chromosome 2, BPBGC_Maene_1.0, whole genome shotgun sequence DNA includes these proteins:
- the SULT1C4 gene encoding sulfotransferase 1C4: MNKMKDLSLEETVIQPGLFELDGVLLTQPIASIWDQVWKFKAKPDDVLIATYAKAGTTWTQEIVDMIQQNGDTEKCKRETTYKRHPFLEWFLAEPPSARYSGLELAEAMPSPRTIKTHLPVQLLPPSFWEQNCKIIYVARNAKDNLVSYYHFHRMNKGLPDPGTWEEFVEKFMTGKVLWGSWYDHVKGWWKAKDKHRILYLFYEDMKENPKREIQKIAKFLEKDLSQEVLNKIVHNTSFEVMKENPMANYTKDFQGIMDHSISPFMRKGTVADWKNHFTVAQNEKFDEDYKKKMSDTSLVFRVEL, encoded by the exons atgaataaaatgaaagatttgaGTCTGGAAGAGACAGTGATTCAACCTGGGTTATTTGAATTGGATGGTGTTCTCCTCACACAACCAATTGCCAGCATTTGGGACCAAGTGTGGAAGTTCAAAGCCAAGCCTGATGATGTGCTCATTGCAACCTATGCAAAAGCAG GTACCACATGGACCCAGGAGATAGTGGATATGATTCAACAAAATGGAGATACTGAGAAGTGTAAACGTGAGACTACTTACAAACGCCACCCTTTCCTCGAGTGGTTTTTGGCAGAGCCTCCATCTGCACGTTACTCAG GTCTGGAGTTAGCTGAAGCCATGCCATCTCCACGGACAATAAAAACTCATCTGCccgtgcagctgctgcctccatccTTCTGGGAACAAAACTGTAAG ATAATCTATGTGGCAAGAAATGCAAAAGACAACCTGGTGTCATACTACCATTTCCACAGAATGAATAAAGGATTGCCTGATCCAGGAACCTGGGAGGAGTTTGTGGAGAAATTCATGACTGGAAAAG TCCTCTGGGGTTCCTGGTATGACCACGTAAAAGGATGGTGGAAAGCAAAAGATAAGCACCGTATACTCTATCTCTTCTATGAAGATATGAAGGAG AATCCAAAGCGAGAAATTCAGAAGATTGCAAAGTTCCTAGAGAAGGATCTGAGTCAGGAGGTTCTAAACAAGATAGTCCATAACACCTCATTTGAGGTAATGAAGGAAAATCCCATGGCAAACTACACTAAAGACTTTCAAGGAATAATGGATCATTCCATTTCCCCATTCATGAGAAAAG GGACCGTTGCAGACTGGAAGAATCATTTCACTGTGGCACAGAATGAGAAATTTGATGAAGATTATAAGAAGAAAATGTCTGATACCTCTCTTGTTTTTCGCGTGGAATTGTAA